DNA from Aphis gossypii isolate Hap1 chromosome 3, ASM2018417v2, whole genome shotgun sequence:
TGACCTTTTTTGCGGgatatgaaaaatgaaaaattgtatatagtaaaaaCCAGGGATGGGGAACAACTTGTGGCTCGCGATAAAATTATCgtcattttattgtataattaatgtattagtataaaaaacgCAAACGAatctatatctaataaaaataatatgtaaatatggcTCGGCGCGGTGCTGTGGTAACATGACTGCGAGAGTGAGAGTACCCAAGTATAATGTCCGccgtcaatataatattattaatattataataaaaatatttaaacttttcgaGTGCCGTGGATTTGCCACCCTTGCCTACAGAGGCGATTCGAACGAGTACGTCCGCGTTTTTAAAACATCGCGATTAATCACTCAAAATTAAAcgtgcagttttttttttttttattattagaagtaAAGATTCAACATCACAGGTCATTagcctataaattataacaatattagaaatagtatatataggaAAACAAAGGTAAACTtacaaaaagtatttgaaCTTGAAGACTATATGGAAAAagatttgtacattattaaaattagcttATAAGATTAATTTTGGTTAGAAACGAAATAATTTTGGAGATGTTGTTTTCGTTGAGTGCTTCATCCAAATTAAGTGGTATTGCTAAGTTGTTCCTTATGTCCCGATATACTTGATGCGATCGATGATAATGTGTTGGACTGAATAAGGTTGGTGTGGCATTCGCCGCAAATGGCTGGTGGAACGTGCAGTTCTATATCGGTTGTATTCACACATATGAATGAAACGCGTTACGATTTTCagctataattaaacaatattttctcaATGTAATTCCAATACACTTCCGGTTTTGCAATGGGTATACAtacgaacaattaaaaatcgcAACTTTTTTAAACCGCGGAAGCGCGCGAACGAATcgcataatgataataatatagtgtgtaaaattataaataaaacttacaatAAACCTAATATGAAACTTTCGTTGTAGGTAATACtaggtatactaatattattattatcatacgttATACGGGCGGTGTTTAATACCACGAACGGCCATTCAGTGTAGGGCGGGGAGGTACCGAGGGGGTGTCTCGCATTAGTAAAATAAGACGTAATGAAATAGGTATCTCGTTTGGACCGATAAGGTACGATgggtaatgataaaatattattatcattcgaTACGAAATACCGGTTTGGTATGGTCGGATCACAcaacagaataatataatattgtgaactGTCCCGATACCTCgtgttaattacataatttcacCTTTTTTGCGTGAAACTTATTTTGACTATgaacaaatttgaaaattttacaacGGTACACGTCGTCtctgaaataattgtttatcgtatcataatataatattattataatatcgtcatGAAACGCTTCGATAATGCctgaataacatattatttgcaCGGTTCGAGGTGAAAACAAAATCGTCGTGTACGCAACGCGTACCTATtactgtcattattattacagaaacTTCTCTTATCTATAATACGCGTTACCTTGAAATTGGATTTTACAGTATTGCTTTTCGATAAGCTTTCAGTGTTCACTCAACTGTTCAACAGTCGTCAAATCAAAACTCCGTTGGCGGGACAAGGCCGCGGTTTAGACAAAAATTATCGCAGTAAgtcttactattattattattataagtaaatattgtttaatacgttatttttatttcgtctgcgttaataatattattgatgatcGTTACTCGTTAGTGATTATTGctcattagttattaccaaAGACGGTCCTTAATGTCATTTCACTTCGTTGACGCGAAATCGGTGTTTTACTCGGTAAATTCATTAAACGCGACACGTGTAATACACTTCGGCGCGTGTCACGCActtttcgataataataaaattccaatCGTCGGCGAtggcaatttaaatattaaacaataataataataatatgtacaaatcaaataattaaaatccaaTACGACTGctgtaaaaacaacaataggTAGTACGAAGAAATTCGGTGTTCGGACCGCAAATACAGTTCAGTGATTCGTTAGTTGCCTCAATCGagttttgtcaaaaaaaaaattattttagaatcgCTCATCGAAAAGTTATAGTTCGAAACAGATTAGTGggatattatgtgtatttaaataacgtttttaatGCAATTCAACGAAAACGGCCGatgttaatagataataatatttcgacGGTAATTATCGTCCATGCGATCGGTACCGACCGACTGCCAgacgtttaaattaaaattcttttccGAGGTTGAAAATCCCGTCATAATGAATTCTAATAAACTTCAATGAACTGTTTTTTGGAACAATTGAATGACCCCTCTGATAAAAACGTTTTGAAAGGCCAAACGTCGACAGTGTCCGAATTTGTCACACTCTTTTTAAGTAATTCTATACGTTTCAATTAgacagatttttattattttttcccgtCTGCACAAACGCGCGTttctattattgaatttaattttaaacaagacCGGACGTAGGTCGAATTGTTAATTAAGACGACCGTTAAGTTTACGACAAGATCGTAATTCTTCACCACAACATACTTAAACcatacttatacattattacgaatacagattcattttaaaacaatttgttttcacgtatttattttatttcgaccggcaatattgaataatattggtaaataGACGGTGAtgcacatttaaaaatattaatcgtcAATTGCTTTCGCGGGCTTTTAAATTTTGGCTACTGAATTTCAAACGtccatttcattaaaatatcttttatattgaCAGAAATTCATTATAGTTTTGGctgatattgaaaaatacttgttgtatatttttattcaatatttagaatatttagtcAAGTCTCCACGCATGCgctttgattaataaattgtccGGGATTGATAACGTCTTGATAATCTCACGGAATATCCGGCACCTGTCCTGAGACAGCATTGCCTGACTTCATTATATTGTTCTGCGATTACAACGTTCTAATGttctatacctattacctaccgATTTATACCGcattaaaccatattattatcattaccataataatagtgataaaaGATTATGAGGTATCATCGTCCGTGTGGTTGTCTGTTTTAATAACACttcttcatataatttttatatgacagTAGTAACTTatgaattaaactaaattacataatatctagttatttaaattaagttgatatttttaagtcatCGTAGTTAGtgcgtttaaatttttatcaactgCTTGTTATCGCCTGGAAAGTGgaaatgttttaaactatCATCAAACGATGTTCTTTGATAATTTGGTACACTAATCTAATTACACTCACTCTAAAGGTACctacttcatattatatttaaattaaaactgttatagGATATGATCTATTTTCTTCTATCAGTTTAAGACATAAGTTTATTGAAATGTATGATAACTAATTagaataaagtaaaatgtttaattaggtacctactctaaGTCATTTTCCCTAAGACTGCAAATGtgacataattgttttttttttaattttattttccttattGGTATTGTTAAGTttgatgatacatttttaggtataaatgCAGTTTAGTTCCCACGCGATTTTTTTTCCTCAAAATGTGTGTTTAAAAGCACTGAACACAATAGTCTTCCAAAATTCTCGcaaatcattattttggaAGTTATATATCTTACTAAAGGTTACGATTTTACGCATTTACGCGCATGCATGCAtccatcttaaaaatatacaattaaaaaaaataaataaaaaagtagttttttgatgtttttatcgTAGATATCacgtatttttgaaaaagttaatgttttatagttgTTTTGGTATAacttccaaaataataatttcagttaTCACTATTTCcacaaattcaaaaatcaaatataaaaatagaaataggaCATATAGGGAAGAATGACCACTTGTCGGTCGAATACCATAAGTAGGCGTTCGcgctcgtatataatattataacgacagTGATTTTCGTGTTTTACGCAGGGGACGTTTACATGTTGGAGTGCCTGCTAGCGTACGCCGAGTCCGGCGTACTGGACGATCTGCACGCTGATGGCTGGCCGAGATCGCCGCTTGCGGTGGCCGCTTCGTTAGGCCGCCGGCCGATGATGGACGAGATGTTGCAGGATCAgtacaacgacgacgacgacttgAATTGGACGGTAATCCATTCGGCCTGTGAATCTGGTAAGTGGTTTGTCGATATTTTACACTACCCCATCTTGGGCCTGTATTTCTTAAGGAAAGACAGTCGCTGGGGGGGGGGATTTGCATTGAGAGGAGAAAGTGCtgcaaaacttttttttttattcagtacCTAGATGGTTCTTAACAATCGAGTTGGTGGCAattcatctatattatatagctgcaTTCAATCGTATTTGTTATACCGACATTCAACCTGTACGCTACTCGATCGCgtatattttcacatttttttatttgagaaaACTCAACacgtttgattataaaaatatttgttaattaacttAACCTTGTTGgcgcttaaataataatacttttactatactttattagttattcGCCCATATAGTCATTATacagtatctatataatatcctAACCAACAAAATAGTTATTGTGTCGCAAAAAAATTGCATCTATAATTGTTGGcacattcatataataattagagcAAGGACTTTCGTGCATTCTCAAATTTTTTCtggttaacttttttatatgcaGAGtaagtacacaatatatttcacAATGTTTGTGACCAAAAGCTCGAAGTTTTTAGTGcgtattttgacatttttggaattaaaggacatattttttaattataaaagagcATGTTTTGAGTAAGTAGATAGTGCGAATTATGaaggtttttttaaaaaccatgtACTTCggtgaatatttttcatgatcaaggacacaaattattattatatttaactgtttCTGTATAATTTCTCATAAAGACGATAGAGAC
Protein-coding regions in this window:
- the LOC126551212 gene encoding uncharacterized protein LOC126551212; translation: MLECLLAYAESGVLDDLHADGWPRSPLAVAASLGRRPMMDEMLQDQYNDDDDLNWTVIHSACESGDVYTLERLLAYAEPGVLDALHAGGRPRPPLVVAACPWWTRCWPAAWT